A region from the Salvia splendens isolate huo1 chromosome 15, SspV2, whole genome shotgun sequence genome encodes:
- the LOC121767474 gene encoding FCS-Like Zinc finger 3-like, translated as MASTAAYYYTGCEDDYQPHFLDSCSLCRRSLNQNSDIFMYRGNTPFCSQECRQEQIEMDEAMEKKWKLSSSSSKRSSAVRQSSDSAKESGMNKAVRTGTVAVI; from the exons ATGGCTTCAACTGCAGCATACTACTACACCGGATGCGAGGACGACTACCAGCCGCACTTCCTCGATTCCTGCTCCCTCTGCCGCAGATCGCTCAACCAAAACAGCGACATCTTCATGTACAG AGGAAACACGCCGTTCTGTAGCCAGGAGTGCCGGCAGGAGCAGATTGAGATGGATGAGGCGATGGAGAAGAAGTGGAAactgtcttcttcttcttcgaagAGATCGAGCGCTGTGAGGCAGAGCTCTGACTCCGCGAAGGAATCTGGCATGAATAAAGCTGTACGGACGGGAACTGTGGCTGTGATTTGA